The proteins below come from a single Oceaniferula flava genomic window:
- a CDS encoding 3-keto-disaccharide hydrolase, with the protein MNRITRFSVSLLSGAMMLASCHAKEGDAATKEDTKKADAGEWIQLFNGKDLTGWTPKFRGHELGVNFKDTFRVEDGILKVSYDNYEKWNSDFGHLFYKDEFSHYILRAEYRFVGDQVKGGPKWALRNNGFMIHGQSAASMKKGQNFPDSIEVQLLGGAPDSKEPRPTLSICTPGTHIEMDGKLIKPHVIRAKGPTFHGDEWVTIEVEVRGSEVIRHKVGDKVILEYNKPQLDNGTLLEKGTISIQAESHPTEFRKIELKVLEK; encoded by the coding sequence ATGAACCGAATTACCCGATTTTCAGTCAGCCTGCTCTCCGGAGCCATGATGCTCGCTTCCTGCCATGCCAAGGAAGGTGACGCCGCAACGAAGGAGGACACCAAGAAGGCGGATGCCGGCGAGTGGATCCAGCTTTTCAACGGCAAGGACCTCACTGGCTGGACCCCCAAATTCCGTGGCCACGAGCTGGGAGTGAATTTCAAAGACACCTTCCGCGTGGAGGACGGCATCCTCAAGGTCTCCTACGATAACTACGAGAAGTGGAACAGCGACTTCGGTCACCTCTTCTACAAGGATGAATTCTCCCACTACATCCTTCGCGCTGAGTATCGCTTTGTCGGCGACCAGGTGAAAGGCGGACCGAAATGGGCGCTGCGCAACAACGGCTTCATGATCCACGGCCAGTCCGCGGCGAGCATGAAAAAGGGGCAGAATTTCCCGGACTCGATCGAAGTGCAGCTGCTCGGCGGCGCACCCGATAGCAAAGAGCCACGTCCCACCCTCAGCATCTGCACCCCCGGCACGCACATCGAGATGGACGGCAAGTTGATCAAGCCACACGTCATCCGCGCCAAGGGACCGACCTTCCACGGTGACGAGTGGGTGACCATCGAAGTGGAAGTCCGCGGCAGCGAAGTGATTCGTCACAAAGTGGGCGATAAAGTGATCCTCGAGTATAACAAACCTCAGCTCGATAACGGCACGCTGCTGGAAAAAGGCACCATCTCCATCCAGGCAGAAAGCCACCCCACCGAGTTCCGCAAGATCGAACTCAAGGTGCTGGAGAAGTAA